In a genomic window of Verrucomicrobiota bacterium:
- the rpsT gene encoding 30S ribosomal protein S20: MPTTKSAAKRLRTAEKARQANMGAKSRLRTQQRKVLEAIAAGNRPEAQKGFTELVSLYDKAVKKRILKLNTVSRYKSRIAARINALPA; this comes from the coding sequence ATGCCGACAACGAAATCTGCCGCCAAACGCCTGAGGACAGCGGAGAAGGCCAGGCAGGCAAACATGGGGGCCAAGTCGCGGTTGCGCACTCAGCAGCGCAAGGTGCTCGAGGCGATCGCGGCGGGTAACAGACCCGAAGCCCAGAAGGGCTTCACGGAACTCGTCTCGCTCTACGACAAGGCGGTCAAGAAGCGCATCCTGAAGCTCAACACGGTGTCGCGCTACAAGTCGCGCATTGCAGCCAGAATCAACGCGCTCCCGGCCTGA
- a CDS encoding DNA internalization-related competence protein ComEC/Rec2: MRIEPQYPRITSKRPFLLLAAFLIVGILLGDAVWHGRLPLIWSLAVLAGLTGLVVSASRRVTSLVAISLLLTWLGVLVVNVYRQRIERTSTLGDCVTVGEEHRVEGVLLTEPEPKDAMGSFGRLGSRLYRFNLRVTGVRTGEGVHPASGTAVVTATRAGELDLAYGDRVSLECTVQAPDPARNPGGFDYRAYLEGKGIRWVLRVKARHTVERLGGGGSVVWKLIYAMRRRLDQGIEYGRMSDESRAFLKAVLLGERRGLNEELEEALVQTNTVHILAISGLHVGIVALAVRRFLKACFLPPWAASGLTIVALVFYAAMTGGHASVVRATVMMSAVLAAPLFRREADILNSLACAAAAILLVRPLAIYAPGFQLSFIAAGTIVLLAPRFIEWAAERWHLRPEPGVETTNVQAALKKSGIWAVQLLAVTFSAFIGVVLLTAWFFHRFAPLSFLPNVAVVTLMGFIVPLGMLGAVLGQVSPLLSSGVNTMAGVLAEVLGRVVMFTSTLPWAHFNVRAASALVVAAYYAVLVAAGFAHGASRTVRVALAAALAVVGGVALWSPRLDGSGVTEIVVLDVGKGDSIFVRTREGRRILIDGGMVVGSDPGRWTIMPFLRSRGYNRLDAVVLTHWDSDHYGGLEHVVSQMPAGRFIIRGGPETPKAREVRRLMRLVEHHGIPIEHVEAGGRLTPPGDTPIVALWPDETTPGRASENNASLVLHVGEDVSVLLAADIEDETERQLLRAQPEALQATILKVPHQGSKRSSTEEFLDAVRPSLAIITADRYRMHLHPAPETVERYVRRGITVLRTDDHGAITLRLDGDRFWVWTMLKPEAPAPRPVTP, from the coding sequence GTGAGGATCGAGCCCCAGTACCCGCGCATCACGTCGAAGCGGCCATTTCTTCTTCTGGCCGCGTTTCTCATTGTCGGCATTCTCCTCGGTGACGCGGTCTGGCATGGGCGCTTGCCGCTGATCTGGAGCCTTGCGGTCCTGGCGGGGCTCACCGGCCTTGTGGTCTCCGCCTCGAGACGAGTGACATCGCTCGTCGCAATCTCGCTGCTCTTGACGTGGCTGGGCGTCCTTGTGGTCAACGTCTACCGGCAGCGGATCGAGCGGACCAGCACACTGGGCGATTGCGTCACCGTGGGCGAGGAGCACCGCGTTGAGGGCGTGCTGCTTACCGAGCCGGAACCGAAAGATGCCATGGGCTCGTTCGGGCGACTTGGAAGCAGACTTTATCGGTTCAATCTACGTGTGACGGGCGTCAGGACGGGTGAAGGCGTCCATCCGGCGTCAGGCACGGCGGTCGTGACGGCGACGCGGGCGGGGGAGCTCGATCTTGCGTACGGTGACCGGGTCTCCCTCGAATGCACGGTGCAGGCGCCGGATCCGGCGCGGAATCCGGGCGGGTTCGACTATCGGGCCTATCTCGAGGGGAAAGGGATCCGCTGGGTGCTGCGCGTCAAGGCGCGGCATACGGTCGAGCGGCTCGGTGGCGGCGGCAGTGTCGTGTGGAAGCTTATCTACGCGATGCGCCGGCGGCTCGATCAGGGCATCGAGTATGGGCGGATGAGTGACGAGAGCCGGGCGTTTCTCAAGGCGGTGCTGCTCGGCGAGCGGCGCGGGCTGAACGAGGAGCTCGAGGAGGCGCTCGTCCAGACGAACACGGTGCATATCCTGGCGATCAGCGGGTTGCACGTGGGGATTGTCGCGCTCGCCGTGCGCCGCTTCCTCAAGGCGTGCTTCCTGCCGCCGTGGGCGGCGTCGGGGCTCACCATTGTCGCACTCGTCTTCTACGCGGCGATGACGGGTGGCCATGCCTCGGTCGTGCGGGCGACGGTGATGATGAGCGCGGTTCTTGCCGCGCCGCTGTTCAGGCGCGAGGCCGACATACTCAACAGCCTGGCGTGCGCGGCGGCGGCGATTCTGCTCGTGCGGCCGCTCGCGATCTATGCACCGGGCTTCCAACTCTCGTTCATTGCGGCGGGCACGATCGTTCTACTCGCCCCGCGCTTCATCGAGTGGGCCGCCGAGCGGTGGCACCTGCGGCCCGAGCCGGGCGTCGAGACGACCAACGTGCAGGCGGCGCTCAAGAAGAGCGGGATCTGGGCCGTGCAGTTGCTCGCCGTGACGTTCTCGGCGTTCATCGGCGTGGTGCTGCTTACGGCGTGGTTCTTCCACCGGTTCGCGCCGCTGTCGTTTTTGCCCAACGTGGCCGTCGTGACGCTCATGGGGTTCATCGTGCCGCTCGGCATGCTCGGGGCGGTGCTCGGCCAGGTCTCGCCGCTGCTCTCGAGCGGCGTGAACACGATGGCCGGCGTGTTGGCCGAGGTGTTGGGGCGCGTCGTCATGTTCACGTCCACACTGCCCTGGGCGCACTTCAACGTGCGGGCCGCATCGGCGCTCGTCGTGGCGGCGTACTACGCCGTGCTTGTTGCAGCCGGTTTCGCCCACGGCGCCTCGCGCACCGTGCGGGTGGCGCTGGCGGCAGCGCTTGCTGTCGTGGGCGGGGTGGCGCTCTGGTCGCCGCGCCTCGACGGGAGCGGCGTGACGGAGATCGTTGTGCTCGATGTGGGGAAGGGAGACTCGATCTTCGTGCGCACGCGCGAAGGGCGGCGCATTCTCATCGACGGCGGGATGGTTGTCGGGAGCGATCCCGGCCGGTGGACGATCATGCCGTTCTTGCGGAGCCGGGGCTACAATCGGCTCGACGCCGTGGTGCTGACGCACTGGGACAGCGACCACTACGGTGGGCTCGAGCACGTCGTGAGCCAGATGCCCGCCGGGCGGTTTATCATTCGTGGCGGCCCGGAGACGCCCAAGGCACGCGAGGTCCGACGCCTGATGCGTCTCGTCGAGCACCACGGCATCCCGATCGAGCACGTCGAGGCTGGCGGCCGGCTTACGCCGCCGGGCGATACGCCGATTGTGGCGCTTTGGCCCGATGAGACGACGCCGGGGCGCGCGAGCGAGAACAACGCGTCGCTCGTGCTGCACGTCGGCGAGGACGTCAGTGTGCTGCTCGCGGCGGACATCGAGGACGAGACCGAGCGCCAACTGCTCAGAGCGCAGCCGGAGGCGCTGCAGGCGACAATCCTCAAGGTGCCGCACCAGGGCTCGAAGCGATCGAGCACCGAGGAGTTCCTCGACGCGGTACGGCCCTCGCTGGCCATCATCACCGCCGATCGTTATCGCATGCACCTGCACCCGGCGCCGGAGACTGTCGAGCGTTACGTACGCAGGGGAATTACCGTACTGCGCACCGATGACCACGGGGCGATCACGCTACGACTCGATGGCGACCGCTTCTGGGTCTGGACGATGCTTAAGCCGGAGGCGCCGGCTCCCCGTCCGGTCACGCCGTGA
- a CDS encoding activase: MRTLGICLGATTLSLVEAERGSDKAKAVVCPIAVVAHEGNPRRALAEALGTLDMNRYDRVAATGRKFRHFLRLSSITESEAGEIALAHVHGSGERLVALVSAGGETFMVYALDAHGKIAGVHTGNKCASGTGEFFLQQIRRMDLGLDEAVALSRGSEPHKISGRCSVFCKSDCTHALNHGEPKGRVVAGLSRMMARKIGELLVKLPEGPVMVVGGVAQNGVVMDFLRDERPDLFVPDEAPYFEAVGAALWALDSETIPYPGVDELVIRGKSAFDFLAPLRRAESRVSFKPSVRGSARAGDECIIGLDVGSTTTKAVVLRTADNAILASVYLRTNGDPVGASRQCYAGLTEQINVPVDICGLGVTGSGRQIAGLHALTDGIVNEIIAHATAAAYFDPAVDTIFEIGGQDAKYTYLTDGVPSDYAMNEACSAGTGSFLEEAAKESLGLDVTAIADIAMRAGHPPNFNDQCAAFISSDIKNAAHEGIERDDIVAGLVYSICMNYTNRVKGNRPVGQKIFMQGGVCYNRAVPVAMAALVGKPIIVPPDPGLMGAFGVALEIKARQEAGLLSRQAFDLRQLAAREVAYKKPFTCRGGADKCDRRCEINRLVIEGKTYPFGGACNKYYNLRFHIDTDTAALDLVAERQRLLFDTHAAQTPRAVGSMKGVKTIGINRSFMTHTLFPLYSHFFTELGFSVVLPDASLEEGCERRGAAFCYPAELAHGMFEALLAKRPDFVFMPLVIEMHVADDAPYKKLCPFAQSEPFYLRTAFGLDGHAPELLTPTLNFSEGFRSQRNAFAGIGRRLGVSRRRALDAYERACEAMEACQQAMHAAGRRVLDEIEADPEAVAVVLFGRPYNAFAGEANMGIPHKFASRGVRIVPLDFLGFLDEDCPDTMYWAMGRQNLKVARFVARHPQLFGVFITNFSCGPDSFLLTFFRDLMEGKPSLTLELDSHTADAGLNTRIEAFLDVVARHRELERTGRTIGVTRPFTPAHALVEGSDLVVQTSMGERLDARDPRVHMLLPSMGTLGTQALAAAVRSLGIRATALQPADTEALKLGRGATNCKECLPLQLTVGSLLDYVAHQRRDGEVLIYFMPESTGPCRFGQYNVFIKRLIEQERIPDLCVVPLGDGNGYSGLGPKFAYRAWQAVVASDTMNEVRSAVQVLAEDGPAGLAVFDEAWRLVLRALARENGASVGEAVKQAAALLQTIPRTGDVADAPAVLLTGEIFVRHDELSCQRLTDRLAAKGFITRTSPIGEFLYYVDHIYRHGLSKEHQTFADRLRLTLRPIMQRAVERRYKRALARSGFYHTELVEIGRVVDAGSRLMDPRFLGEAVLTVGSAVREIVHTVCGVISIGPFGCMPSRIAEAILSETMHTARLPETDHTGALLARLGYTGSLPFLAIETDGSAFPQLVEARLEAFCLQARRLHDRLQATENART, encoded by the coding sequence GTGAGGACGTTGGGGATATGCCTCGGCGCGACGACGCTGAGTCTTGTTGAGGCCGAACGCGGCAGCGACAAGGCGAAGGCCGTGGTGTGCCCGATCGCTGTCGTGGCGCACGAGGGCAATCCCAGGCGGGCACTGGCCGAGGCGCTCGGCACGCTCGATATGAACCGCTACGATCGCGTCGCCGCAACGGGGCGCAAGTTCCGCCACTTCCTTCGGCTCTCATCCATCACCGAGTCTGAAGCCGGCGAGATCGCGCTCGCGCACGTGCACGGGTCCGGCGAGCGCCTCGTCGCGCTGGTGAGCGCGGGCGGCGAGACGTTCATGGTCTACGCGCTCGACGCGCACGGCAAGATCGCCGGCGTCCACACGGGCAACAAGTGCGCGTCAGGCACGGGCGAGTTCTTCCTCCAGCAGATCCGGCGCATGGACCTCGGCCTCGACGAGGCGGTCGCGCTCTCGCGCGGCAGCGAGCCGCACAAGATCAGCGGCCGCTGCTCGGTGTTCTGCAAGAGCGACTGCACGCACGCACTCAATCACGGCGAGCCGAAGGGGCGCGTCGTTGCCGGCCTGTCGCGCATGATGGCGAGGAAGATCGGTGAGCTCCTCGTCAAGCTGCCCGAAGGGCCGGTCATGGTCGTCGGCGGCGTGGCGCAGAACGGCGTCGTCATGGACTTCCTGCGTGACGAGCGGCCCGACCTCTTCGTGCCCGACGAGGCGCCTTACTTCGAAGCCGTCGGCGCCGCGCTCTGGGCGCTCGACAGCGAGACAATCCCCTACCCCGGCGTCGACGAGCTTGTCATCAGGGGCAAGTCGGCGTTCGACTTCCTCGCCCCGCTGCGCCGGGCCGAGTCGCGCGTCAGTTTCAAACCGTCCGTGCGCGGCTCAGCGCGCGCAGGCGATGAGTGTATCATCGGCCTCGACGTCGGCTCGACGACGACCAAGGCCGTCGTCCTGCGCACCGCCGACAACGCGATCCTCGCGTCCGTCTACCTGCGTACGAACGGCGACCCCGTCGGCGCGTCGCGTCAATGCTACGCGGGCCTCACCGAACAGATCAATGTCCCCGTCGACATCTGCGGCCTCGGCGTGACCGGGTCCGGCCGCCAGATCGCCGGCCTGCATGCGCTCACCGACGGCATCGTCAACGAGATCATCGCCCATGCCACTGCGGCGGCGTACTTCGATCCCGCCGTGGACACGATCTTCGAGATCGGAGGCCAGGACGCGAAGTACACGTACCTGACCGACGGCGTGCCATCGGACTACGCGATGAACGAGGCCTGCTCGGCGGGCACCGGCTCGTTTCTGGAGGAGGCGGCGAAGGAATCGCTCGGTCTCGACGTCACGGCCATCGCCGACATCGCGATGCGCGCCGGTCATCCGCCGAACTTCAATGACCAGTGCGCCGCGTTCATCTCGAGCGACATCAAGAACGCCGCCCACGAGGGCATCGAGCGCGACGACATCGTCGCCGGGCTCGTCTACTCGATCTGCATGAACTACACGAACCGCGTCAAGGGCAACCGGCCCGTCGGCCAGAAGATCTTCATGCAGGGCGGCGTCTGCTACAACCGCGCCGTGCCCGTGGCGATGGCGGCGCTCGTCGGTAAGCCGATCATCGTGCCACCCGATCCGGGGCTTATGGGCGCGTTCGGTGTCGCGCTCGAGATCAAGGCGCGCCAGGAGGCCGGCCTGCTCTCTCGGCAGGCGTTCGACCTCAGGCAACTCGCCGCGCGCGAAGTTGCGTATAAGAAGCCGTTCACATGTCGCGGCGGCGCCGACAAGTGCGACCGCCGCTGCGAGATCAACCGCCTCGTCATCGAGGGCAAGACCTATCCCTTCGGCGGCGCGTGCAACAAGTACTACAACCTCCGGTTCCACATCGACACGGACACCGCCGCGCTCGACCTCGTCGCCGAACGCCAGCGCCTCCTCTTCGACACGCACGCCGCGCAGACACCGCGGGCGGTCGGCTCCATGAAGGGCGTCAAGACGATCGGGATCAACCGCTCGTTCATGACGCACACGCTCTTCCCGCTCTACTCGCACTTCTTCACCGAGCTCGGGTTCAGCGTGGTGCTGCCCGACGCGTCGCTCGAGGAAGGCTGCGAGCGCCGCGGCGCCGCGTTCTGCTACCCGGCCGAGCTGGCGCACGGGATGTTCGAAGCGCTGCTCGCCAAGCGACCCGACTTCGTCTTCATGCCGCTCGTCATCGAGATGCACGTCGCCGATGACGCGCCGTACAAGAAGCTCTGCCCGTTCGCGCAGAGCGAGCCGTTCTACCTGCGCACCGCGTTCGGCCTCGACGGTCACGCACCCGAGCTGCTCACGCCCACGCTGAACTTCTCGGAAGGTTTCCGTTCGCAGCGCAACGCGTTTGCCGGAATCGGGCGGCGGCTCGGGGTGTCGCGCCGCCGCGCGCTCGACGCGTACGAACGCGCCTGCGAGGCCATGGAGGCTTGCCAGCAGGCCATGCACGCCGCGGGCCGCCGCGTGCTCGACGAAATCGAGGCCGATCCTGAGGCGGTGGCCGTCGTCCTCTTCGGCCGGCCCTATAACGCATTCGCCGGCGAGGCGAACATGGGCATCCCGCACAAGTTCGCCTCGCGCGGCGTGCGCATCGTGCCGCTCGACTTTCTCGGCTTTCTCGATGAGGATTGCCCTGACACGATGTACTGGGCCATGGGGCGGCAGAACCTGAAGGTCGCCCGCTTCGTCGCGCGCCATCCGCAGCTCTTCGGCGTGTTCATCACGAACTTCTCGTGCGGGCCCGACTCGTTCCTCCTCACATTCTTCCGCGATCTGATGGAGGGCAAGCCGTCGCTCACGCTCGAGCTCGACAGCCACACGGCTGACGCGGGCCTCAACACGCGCATCGAGGCGTTCCTTGACGTGGTCGCCCGCCACCGCGAGCTTGAGCGCACAGGCCGGACCATCGGTGTCACGCGCCCGTTTACGCCGGCGCACGCCCTTGTCGAGGGGAGCGATCTCGTCGTACAGACCTCGATGGGCGAACGGCTCGATGCACGTGATCCGCGCGTACACATGCTCCTGCCGTCAATGGGCACGCTCGGCACGCAGGCACTCGCCGCCGCCGTGCGCAGCCTCGGCATCCGCGCCACGGCGCTGCAGCCCGCCGACACCGAGGCGCTCAAGCTCGGACGCGGCGCGACAAACTGCAAGGAGTGCCTGCCGCTCCAGCTCACCGTCGGCAGTCTGCTCGACTACGTCGCCCACCAGCGGCGCGACGGCGAGGTGCTCATCTACTTTATGCCCGAGTCCACCGGGCCATGCCGCTTCGGCCAGTACAATGTGTTTATCAAACGCCTTATCGAGCAGGAACGTATCCCAGACCTGTGCGTCGTGCCGCTCGGCGACGGGAACGGCTACTCGGGCCTCGGCCCGAAGTTTGCCTACCGCGCATGGCAGGCGGTTGTCGCGAGCGATACGATGAACGAAGTCCGCTCGGCCGTGCAGGTGCTCGCCGAAGACGGGCCAGCAGGCTTGGCCGTGTTCGACGAGGCGTGGCGCCTCGTGCTCCGTGCGCTGGCGCGCGAGAACGGCGCGTCTGTCGGCGAAGCGGTCAAGCAGGCCGCTGCGCTGCTCCAGACAATCCCGCGTACGGGCGACGTCGCCGACGCGCCGGCCGTGCTGCTCACCGGCGAGATTTTCGTGCGTCACGACGAGCTCTCATGCCAGCGGCTCACTGACCGCCTTGCCGCCAAGGGCTTCATCACACGCACCTCGCCGATCGGCGAGTTCCTCTACTACGTTGACCATATCTACAGGCACGGGCTGTCGAAGGAACACCAGACGTTCGCCGACCGCCTGCGCCTGACGCTCCGCCCCATCATGCAGCGCGCCGTCGAGCGCCGCTACAAGCGCGCGCTCGCCCGCAGCGGCTTCTACCACACCGAGCTCGTCGAGATCGGCCGCGTTGTGGACGCCGGATCGCGCCTCATGGACCCACGCTTCCTCGGCGAGGCCGTGCTGACCGTCGGCAGCGCCGTGCGCGAGATCGTCCACACCGTCTGTGGCGTCATCTCCATCGGCCCGTTCGGCTGCATGCCGTCACGCATTGCCGAGGCGATCCTGAGCGAGACGATGCACACCGCGCGCCTGCCCGAGACCGATCACACCGGTGCGCTGCTCGCCCGCCTCGGCTACACCGGCAGCCTGCCGTTCCTCGCCATCGAGACCGACGGCTCGGCGTTCCCCCAACTCGTCGAAGCCCGCCTCGAAGCCTTCTGCCTCCAGGCCCGCCGTCTTCACGACCGGCTCCAAGCAACCGAGAACGCCCGAACGTAG
- the tadA gene encoding tRNA adenosine(34) deaminase TadA has translation MNPLNRNDDDHQHWMREALREAAKAAERDEVPVGCVIVHEGRVVGRGHNQTEMLRDATAHAEMLALTQAAEALGGWRLTGCTLYCTIEPCTMCCGAMVLSRVTRLVYGAADPKFGAVVSIADVLNNPRHNHKVQVIGGVCADEAAQIMKTFFQARRNKKEPD, from the coding sequence ATGAACCCGCTCAACCGAAACGACGACGATCATCAGCATTGGATGCGTGAGGCGTTGCGGGAGGCGGCGAAGGCGGCTGAACGCGACGAGGTGCCGGTCGGATGTGTCATTGTGCACGAGGGGCGCGTGGTCGGGCGGGGGCATAATCAGACGGAGATGCTCCGCGACGCGACGGCGCACGCCGAGATGCTGGCGCTGACGCAGGCGGCCGAGGCGCTGGGCGGCTGGCGGCTCACGGGTTGCACGCTCTACTGCACGATCGAGCCGTGCACGATGTGCTGCGGGGCGATGGTGCTCAGTCGCGTGACGCGACTCGTGTACGGCGCGGCGGACCCGAAGTTCGGCGCGGTGGTGAGCATCGCCGACGTATTGAACAACCCGCGCCACAACCACAAGGTGCAGGTCATCGGCGGTGTGTGCGCCGATGAGGCGGCTCAGATCATGAAAACCTTCTTCCAGGCGCGTCGCAACAAGAAGGAACCGGACTGA
- a CDS encoding homoserine kinase, producing MDSIKVFAPATIGNIGPGFDVLGLAVTALGDTIEARRIPDGVRIAGITGLNGDIPIEADKNTAGIAAREVLRLIHAGGGVELRIHKNVASAAGLGSSAASAAGAAFAVNELYQGRLTPNDLILPATMAEAAVSGGFFADNTAPALLGGATLTRCHEPLDVVRLGSIRDLLIVVATPEFKLTTKKARAVLPEYIPLRSFVENMANSCLMVAAFTTGDISLLGRCVSDSVIEPVRAHLIPGFYDVKYAALDAGAHGCSISGAGPSVFAVTDNISKAHTIGEAMVRAFAGANVQSTSQIVKMESDGCRII from the coding sequence ATGGATTCGATCAAGGTTTTCGCGCCCGCGACGATCGGCAACATCGGCCCCGGCTTCGACGTGCTCGGACTGGCGGTCACGGCGCTGGGCGACACCATCGAGGCGCGCAGGATCCCCGACGGTGTCCGCATCGCCGGGATCACCGGTCTTAACGGCGACATCCCGATCGAGGCCGACAAGAACACGGCAGGCATCGCGGCGCGCGAAGTGCTTCGACTGATTCACGCCGGTGGCGGGGTCGAGCTCAGGATCCACAAGAACGTCGCCTCGGCTGCCGGGCTGGGCTCGAGCGCGGCGAGTGCGGCGGGCGCGGCGTTCGCCGTCAACGAGCTCTATCAGGGCCGGCTGACGCCCAACGACCTCATCCTGCCGGCAACGATGGCCGAGGCGGCCGTGAGCGGCGGCTTTTTCGCCGACAACACGGCACCCGCGCTCCTCGGCGGAGCGACACTGACGCGCTGTCACGAGCCGCTCGACGTGGTGCGGCTCGGTTCGATCCGCGACCTGCTCATCGTGGTGGCGACACCCGAGTTCAAGCTCACAACCAAGAAGGCGCGCGCTGTATTGCCCGAGTATATCCCGCTCCGGTCGTTCGTCGAGAACATGGCGAACTCGTGCCTCATGGTGGCGGCGTTCACGACGGGCGACATCAGCCTCCTTGGGCGGTGTGTCAGCGACAGCGTGATCGAGCCGGTGCGCGCGCACCTCATCCCCGGTTTCTACGATGTGAAGTATGCGGCGCTCGATGCCGGCGCGCACGGCTGCTCGATCAGCGGGGCGGGACCGTCGGTGTTCGCCGTGACGGACAACATCAGCAAGGCGCACACGATCGGCGAAGCGATGGTCAGGGCGTTCGCCGGCGCCAACGTTCAAAGCACGTCGCAGATCGTGAAGATGGAGAGCGATGGCTGCCGCATCATCTAG
- the thrC gene encoding threonine synthase, translating into MAAASSRSRARDARSQFRCIECAAVYPLDEVRYRCDCGGLLEVITDLASFGRTASAWKAHWAQHRHEVAFVRYKDLLLPDLPDDEIVSLCEGDTPLYPAGERVRAYCGVRELWLKHEGMNPTLSFKDRGMVAGVSWAKHLGATRVICASTGDTSAAMAAYAARAGILSAVLLPHGKVSAEQLSQAITYGARVVELETDFDGCMRCVQELAEDPRVYLLNSMNSIRIEGQKAIGIETLDQLGWRAPDYFVVPVGNAGNISALGKGLRDLRELSVIDRLPRLVGAQAERANPLYTSYIRGFVPLEPVAAGETVASAMRIGNPVSFKKAVRELKASNGLVEQASEDEIMDARAVVDQSGVAICPNSATAVAVVRKLRISGAIAEDSSVVVMLTGHGAKFSDSARRYHESATSRFANHPVVVGAHLATVRETLGL; encoded by the coding sequence ATGGCTGCCGCATCATCTAGGTCGCGCGCGCGCGACGCGCGTTCGCAATTCCGGTGCATCGAGTGCGCGGCGGTATATCCGCTCGACGAGGTGCGCTACCGGTGCGACTGCGGCGGTCTGCTCGAGGTCATCACCGATCTCGCCTCGTTTGGTCGCACCGCCTCCGCGTGGAAGGCGCACTGGGCGCAACACCGCCATGAGGTGGCCTTCGTCCGCTACAAGGACCTGCTGCTTCCCGACCTTCCCGACGACGAGATCGTGTCGCTTTGCGAGGGGGATACGCCGCTCTACCCGGCGGGCGAGCGCGTGCGCGCCTACTGCGGCGTGCGCGAGCTGTGGCTCAAGCACGAGGGGATGAACCCGACGTTGAGCTTCAAGGACCGCGGGATGGTGGCCGGGGTGTCGTGGGCCAAGCATCTCGGTGCGACACGCGTGATCTGTGCCTCGACGGGCGACACATCTGCGGCGATGGCGGCCTACGCGGCGCGCGCGGGCATCCTGAGCGCCGTGCTGCTGCCGCACGGCAAGGTGTCGGCCGAGCAGCTCTCTCAGGCGATCACCTACGGCGCGCGCGTCGTTGAGCTCGAGACGGATTTCGACGGCTGCATGCGCTGCGTGCAGGAGCTCGCTGAAGACCCGCGCGTCTACCTGCTCAACTCGATGAACAGCATCCGCATCGAGGGCCAAAAGGCGATCGGCATCGAGACGCTCGATCAACTCGGGTGGCGCGCGCCCGACTACTTCGTCGTGCCTGTCGGCAACGCGGGCAACATTTCGGCGCTGGGCAAGGGGCTGCGCGACCTGCGGGAGCTCAGCGTCATTGACCGGCTGCCGCGTCTTGTCGGCGCGCAGGCCGAACGGGCGAATCCGCTGTACACAAGCTACATCCGCGGCTTCGTGCCGCTCGAGCCGGTCGCCGCAGGCGAGACGGTCGCCAGTGCGATGCGGATCGGCAACCCGGTGAGCTTCAAGAAGGCCGTGCGCGAACTCAAGGCGAGCAACGGGCTTGTCGAGCAGGCGAGCGAGGACGAGATCATGGATGCGCGCGCCGTCGTGGACCAGAGTGGCGTGGCCATCTGCCCCAACTCGGCGACAGCCGTGGCCGTCGTACGCAAGCTGCGGATCAGCGGCGCGATCGCCGAGGACTCGAGCGTCGTCGTGATGCTGACGGGCCATGGCGCGAAGTTCTCCGACAGCGCGCGCCGCTATCACGAGAGCGCCACGTCGCGGTTCGCCAATCACCCGGTGGTCGTCGGTGCCCACCTCGCCACTGTGCGCGAGACGCTCGGGCTGTAG